One region of Flavobacterium pisciphilum genomic DNA includes:
- a CDS encoding RES domain-containing protein, protein MNCCTNCFESSYINAIILGNKITDNCDYCLSENVSVYEASELNPFFLGIIDLYEVDTVNGKPLESQIITDFHKKVFTQKLIDTNNIKQLIAEIIKDDIANYQNVLDNPVRLRFHNTGAEEDVTQPLFLSWDKFSEEIKTVNRFHFVNALDLQKLKSLFKHFQKDYKKGKKFYRARISNNPQGYPFEQMGNPPNELAKSGRANPNGISYLYIANDITTTLYEARASLFDYVSVGTFKLEEDIRVVNLSRSTYDVFRLAELESLEEVMLHGSFIDKLEEELSKPRRKNDSELDYLPTQYLSELIKSMGFDGIEFRSSLYSQGYNVAIFYPEKFKCIETNVYDIENINLEYTQLNTK, encoded by the coding sequence ATGAATTGTTGCACAAATTGTTTTGAGAGCAGTTATATAAATGCTATCATTTTGGGTAACAAGATAACAGATAATTGTGATTATTGCCTGTCCGAAAATGTGAGTGTCTATGAGGCTTCCGAATTAAACCCTTTCTTTCTTGGGATTATTGACTTGTATGAAGTTGATACCGTCAATGGAAAACCATTAGAAAGTCAAATCATTACGGATTTTCATAAAAAGGTATTTACCCAAAAACTAATTGATACAAATAATATAAAACAGCTCATTGCTGAGATTATTAAAGATGACATTGCCAATTATCAAAATGTTTTAGACAACCCTGTAAGATTAAGGTTTCATAATACAGGAGCAGAGGAAGACGTTACTCAACCGCTTTTCCTTTCTTGGGATAAGTTTTCCGAAGAAATAAAAACCGTAAATAGATTTCATTTTGTAAATGCTTTGGATTTACAAAAATTAAAATCCTTATTCAAACATTTTCAGAAAGATTACAAAAAGGGAAAGAAATTTTATCGAGCAAGAATTAGTAATAATCCACAGGGGTATCCTTTCGAACAAATGGGTAATCCTCCTAATGAATTAGCTAAAAGCGGAAGAGCCAATCCAAATGGTATTTCTTATCTCTATATTGCTAATGACATAACAACAACTTTATATGAAGCAAGAGCAAGTTTATTTGATTACGTTTCTGTCGGTACATTTAAACTTGAAGAAGACATAAGAGTAGTTAATTTAAGTCGCTCCACATACGATGTATTCAGGCTTGCAGAATTAGAGTCTTTAGAAGAAGTTATGTTACACGGTTCTTTCATTGATAAATTAGAAGAAGAACTTTCAAAGCCAAGAAGAAAGAATGACAGCGAATTGGATTATCTGCCAACACAGTATCTTTCAGAACTGATAAAATCAATGGGATTTGACGGTATAGAATTTAGAAGTTCATTATATTCGCAGGGTTATAACGTTGCAATATTTTATCCTGAAAAATTCAAGTGCATTGAAACTAATGTCTATGACATTGAAAATATAAATCTTGAATACACCCAATTAAATACTAAATAA
- a CDS encoding DUF3289 family protein produces the protein MAGEGGNIIRNISGKSYKEAEMITKDASKGALDFKSPKENTFYGKDGGKKFADYEEKKKEKTLLVKKIKGPIDPSTNKVVNIIEKGKAYNYEVIEFSRTPTKSELKNLKWAIQYDEGKMDDAPKVLGEEKISHFVSSEKQASKVRIYAYFEAPSKNVNVNVTIKGFKFPMLIIQGKHKKGKNDDNTAVASDLLYGDYPENEVGIKRLKKELYEEEFNKSLKAENKDWLKTKEETADLIAKNLSEVRIEKIKQFLKKDNDQLFSIFRDDMWYFASGDLKNVAQDMVDKVKANAGGEYSNTTLTHAVIAHEKSKAFIKGVQDTVKNYISSNKGEIDKLEITDDKNGILYQQLIKNKVDRPIFHDKISGLGITINDVWAYQVYITSYKRNGDNYEMNLEIIYWDHFGLDYPDIHKFGNDIFSAWFILQHFRSFKPLITKIDIVHKFTGKL, from the coding sequence ATGGCGGGAGAAGGCGGAAATATAATACGTAACATATCTGGAAAATCTTATAAGGAAGCAGAGATGATTACAAAAGATGCGTCTAAAGGAGCATTGGACTTTAAATCACCAAAAGAGAATACTTTTTATGGAAAAGATGGTGGGAAAAAGTTTGCGGATTATGAAGAAAAAAAGAAAGAGAAAACATTGCTTGTTAAAAAAATAAAAGGCCCAATAGATCCTTCCACCAACAAAGTTGTTAATATCATAGAAAAAGGCAAAGCCTACAATTATGAAGTAATAGAATTTAGTAGAACTCCAACGAAATCTGAACTTAAGAATCTAAAATGGGCAATACAATATGATGAGGGAAAAATGGATGATGCTCCAAAAGTTTTGGGTGAAGAAAAAATTTCCCATTTTGTTTCTTCAGAAAAGCAAGCTTCTAAAGTAAGGATATATGCTTATTTTGAAGCTCCCAGCAAAAATGTGAATGTGAATGTAACCATAAAAGGCTTTAAATTTCCCATGCTTATTATCCAAGGGAAACATAAAAAAGGGAAAAATGATGATAATACTGCCGTAGCATCAGATTTATTATATGGTGATTACCCTGAAAATGAAGTTGGAATTAAACGTCTGAAGAAAGAATTATATGAAGAAGAATTTAATAAAAGTTTAAAAGCAGAAAATAAAGACTGGTTAAAAACAAAAGAAGAAACGGCTGATTTAATAGCAAAGAATTTATCAGAAGTAAGAATTGAGAAGATTAAACAGTTTCTTAAAAAAGATAATGACCAATTGTTTTCAATATTTAGAGACGACATGTGGTATTTTGCTAGTGGTGATTTGAAAAATGTTGCTCAAGATATGGTTGATAAAGTCAAGGCAAACGCAGGAGGAGAATACTCAAATACTACATTAACACATGCAGTAATTGCTCATGAAAAGTCAAAGGCATTTATTAAAGGAGTACAAGACACTGTAAAAAATTATATAAGCAGCAATAAAGGGGAAATTGATAAATTAGAAATAACAGATGACAAAAATGGTATACTATATCAACAATTAATTAAAAATAAAGTTGACAGACCTATATTTCATGATAAAATTAGTGGTTTAGGAATTACTATTAATGATGTGTGGGCATATCAAGTTTATATCACATCCTATAAAAGGAATGGCGATAATTATGAAATGAATTTAGAAATTATATACTGGGATCATTTTGGTTTAGATTATCCTGATATCCATAAATTCGGTAACGACATTTTTTCTGCTTGGTTTATTTTACAACACTTCCGAAGTTTTAAACCACTAATTACAAAAATAGATATAGTACATAAATTCACAGGAAAATTATAG
- a CDS encoding RteC domain-containing protein — MVFSLNHIISEIQRKENKISVSATNAIDEAYQMLIFLKEYLWSMREVVTKQGFKNQWEEINFFRNIKPYILSKLIYHNKIFRIQTCCPVDGGKMYASYFSEQLQELKQEYKEHIYYSDFYRYYRSGRTDRDETYFRLGNINFHDGLNSFVFEIDPLFSTYYDNKVARIIANELLYTYILQKINDDEIAGSLSARDISSDGILWTDSKNALIELIYALYANGSLSYGKVGIRKVSLVLEKLFRITLGDLHNSFHRMKYRAGSRTSFLDQLKSSLEEYMDKQDGR; from the coding sequence ATGGTATTTTCATTAAATCATATTATCTCGGAGATACAGCGAAAAGAAAATAAAATTTCTGTGTCTGCCACCAATGCGATTGATGAAGCGTACCAAATGCTGATATTCCTGAAAGAATATTTATGGTCGATGAGGGAGGTGGTTACAAAACAAGGCTTTAAAAACCAATGGGAGGAAATCAATTTCTTCCGCAACATTAAACCGTATATTCTCTCTAAACTCATTTACCACAATAAGATATTTCGCATACAGACATGTTGTCCTGTTGACGGAGGGAAAATGTATGCAAGTTATTTTTCAGAACAGTTGCAGGAACTAAAACAGGAATACAAAGAGCATATCTACTATTCTGATTTTTACAGGTATTATCGTTCGGGAAGAACCGATCGTGATGAAACCTACTTTAGGTTAGGCAACATTAATTTCCACGATGGTCTGAACAGTTTCGTCTTTGAAATTGACCCACTTTTTTCAACTTATTATGACAACAAAGTGGCTCGGATAATAGCAAATGAGCTACTCTATACCTACATACTCCAAAAAATTAACGATGATGAAATAGCAGGCTCTCTTTCTGCAAGAGATATTTCATCCGATGGTATTCTTTGGACGGATAGCAAAAATGCCTTGATAGAACTTATTTATGCTCTTTATGCGAATGGCTCTCTTTCCTATGGTAAAGTAGGAATACGAAAAGTCAGTTTAGTTTTAGAAAAACTATTCCGGATTACTTTAGGAGATCTGCATAACTCTTTCCATCGAATGAAATACCGTGCCGGTTCCCGCACCTCGTTTTTAGACCAACTGAAATCTTCTTTAGAAGAATATATGGATAAACAGGACGGGAGGTAG
- a CDS encoding PAAR-like protein, translating to MAKGEIIVEGAKCFCSNSVANNSKATAVPLAVKSQTKKLKKNKYFAQEKPIATNLDDTAESFNNGAGFGDCYLPDKSKKPQPCKAKCNIKYKDFYKNVDFDKSMKILLDISTGTCPGYGTPGNIEFATTGQKKAVNTIDVKEADPFTVENTSAQWETSDPTKEDSVSEITIIAPLAEKPTGKYYFIEKATNTNIWPSAVPIVEVKLQLKAIYKGDPTKITWALFKGEEINDKVKTFVGIGANIVFALNKLFKDQEEGLYRIEAYANKAGFKKCAILIEYIKDYVEGISALGKTLLKNTPIPLTLKFKATSFAEKQKILNPSSSSLVYEMPPIASWRVTHNNTVIFNSQISSESNLLKVETKTGALGIFTFKNPGEYQIEAYTSPNDSSPIKTTLTVLESLGVNTVKGTSNQLLRYYESLKVEVSKFNVDFLPANNTKMQWYLQKDGTRLIAFENASISKEKSINKPINQILFNDAKGGNNYFGKYVIEGYGKPTNTPLFNASDSFFFEVIRNSIDKVTLPKSIPKGAKVKLETAARIMPLAGDEKINLELPNDVVDNNDGTITFNSEGEFEIATYLTGEQTLDTKVKAKIKVADPELKRALWAYSTGYKRTETGYKEETYAFVEIAGLENQTIIIKVWVRGISESFYLEPATYMLEEKKISLDDKGIGSFKIISDDNYKEKIKKALPATTETPNPTISLIFTVEMPVGNQGAITLPDTMVIKNGKPVVGTKFIEVLVPDEELVVTNNKKIKSMFFTTEDGKNVQQTLTHQNKTHKIWVHTANMQEEELRVDIMTLVHSDCMEEKNGIITVLQSIKDYKEKVGSDGLLELPFTAEEKHLTDAEANPVRFSIQVSRKLKDPNDDKKEIYIFEDDQLAVMSYPKASLVRSPDMKTIGIKAVKQDETSFTKDEKIALRKQLICFKNTALIVGKGILTEEAIDNCTVPVVVDLEMAEVQTNKICTCKENNFYWSSKITCDERKKVLEVCTNIWGEEKKIEKASMLMSIMHLETGKTFSPSQKGVSSSGTKYIGLVQFSATTAQSLGTTYDALGEMTFIKQMEYVEKYLKQNKDKMTTLTDFYLQVLLPSHVGHGSEPNYIVFDESIAVPDNGIENSLEKRKANITKPPWVTKYGYASNAPFMKETGEYENSRQAWHYSSQSYKPRRGFENGKTYMWEVTKVVTEDHYIPGKNEIFTGICKNGGKLPELLGRAPWMEVAVTEAKQYGGKKQAAIQSRVTLYHKEGANYNVGTDAWCSSFACWCLENSSPKYDSPHSAGSRSFINHKTVMPSEAFFGVIATFSDCSKDGIVESTGHVTFVYGKLSNGRYAVLGGNQGGMIKISSYDCSGNVFYSHYSSKRKRDVYKKFMGFFKPKNFEIKEIDKLIESDNYLTPDEANEKIGLGNVKTVSGEKDD from the coding sequence ATGGCAAAAGGAGAAATAATAGTAGAAGGAGCTAAATGCTTTTGCTCTAATTCTGTTGCTAATAATAGCAAGGCTACTGCAGTGCCGCTAGCCGTTAAAAGTCAGACTAAAAAATTAAAAAAGAACAAGTATTTTGCTCAGGAAAAACCAATTGCTACCAACCTTGATGATACAGCAGAAAGTTTTAATAACGGAGCGGGTTTTGGTGATTGTTATCTTCCAGATAAAAGTAAAAAACCACAGCCTTGCAAAGCAAAATGCAACATTAAATACAAAGACTTTTATAAAAATGTAGATTTTGATAAAAGTATGAAGATACTGTTAGATATCTCAACAGGAACTTGCCCTGGCTATGGAACACCAGGAAATATTGAATTTGCAACCACCGGACAAAAAAAAGCAGTAAACACAATTGATGTAAAAGAAGCAGATCCTTTTACTGTCGAAAACACCTCTGCCCAATGGGAAACCTCAGATCCAACCAAAGAAGATTCCGTTTCCGAAATCACTATTATTGCTCCGCTTGCAGAAAAACCCACAGGTAAATATTATTTCATAGAAAAAGCAACAAATACAAATATTTGGCCTTCGGCAGTACCAATTGTAGAAGTAAAACTTCAATTAAAAGCTATCTACAAGGGAGATCCAACAAAAATAACCTGGGCTTTATTTAAAGGAGAAGAAATCAATGATAAAGTAAAAACTTTTGTAGGTATTGGAGCCAACATCGTATTTGCATTAAATAAACTTTTTAAAGATCAAGAAGAAGGTTTGTATAGAATTGAAGCCTATGCAAACAAAGCTGGATTTAAAAAATGTGCCATACTTATCGAATATATAAAAGATTATGTTGAAGGAATTTCTGCACTAGGTAAGACCCTGTTAAAAAACACGCCAATACCTTTAACCTTAAAATTTAAAGCAACTTCTTTTGCTGAAAAACAAAAAATACTTAATCCATCATCATCCAGTCTTGTCTATGAAATGCCTCCAATTGCCAGTTGGAGGGTAACTCATAATAATACCGTAATTTTCAATAGCCAAATTAGTAGCGAATCTAATCTACTTAAAGTGGAGACAAAAACGGGTGCACTCGGTATTTTTACCTTCAAAAACCCAGGAGAATACCAAATTGAAGCCTATACATCGCCCAATGATTCAAGTCCAATAAAAACAACCTTAACTGTTTTAGAATCTTTAGGAGTAAATACCGTAAAAGGAACGAGTAACCAACTGTTGCGTTATTATGAGAGTTTAAAAGTAGAAGTAAGCAAGTTTAATGTTGATTTTTTGCCTGCCAACAACACCAAAATGCAATGGTATTTGCAAAAAGACGGTACGCGATTAATAGCCTTTGAAAATGCTTCCATTTCAAAAGAAAAAAGCATCAATAAACCCATCAACCAAATATTGTTTAATGATGCCAAAGGAGGTAACAACTACTTTGGTAAATATGTTATAGAGGGATATGGAAAACCAACTAATACGCCTTTATTTAATGCATCAGATAGCTTTTTCTTTGAGGTAATAAGAAACTCAATAGACAAAGTTACTTTGCCGAAATCAATACCAAAAGGCGCCAAAGTAAAACTTGAAACTGCAGCTCGTATTATGCCGCTGGCTGGTGATGAAAAAATAAATTTAGAATTACCAAATGATGTGGTAGACAATAATGACGGAACAATTACCTTTAATAGCGAGGGAGAGTTTGAAATAGCTACCTACCTTACAGGAGAACAAACCCTAGACACAAAAGTAAAAGCTAAAATAAAAGTAGCAGACCCAGAGCTAAAACGTGCCTTATGGGCTTATAGTACAGGTTATAAACGTACCGAAACAGGGTATAAAGAAGAAACCTATGCTTTTGTAGAAATTGCAGGATTAGAAAATCAGACCATCATCATAAAAGTTTGGGTAAGAGGAATAAGCGAATCTTTTTATTTAGAACCAGCAACTTACATGCTAGAAGAAAAAAAAATATCTCTTGATGACAAAGGTATTGGTTCATTTAAAATCATTAGTGATGACAATTATAAAGAAAAAATAAAAAAAGCCCTACCCGCAACAACCGAAACACCAAACCCTACTATAAGTTTGATTTTTACTGTAGAAATGCCTGTAGGAAACCAAGGAGCAATAACCTTGCCCGACACTATGGTTATAAAAAACGGCAAACCAGTAGTGGGAACAAAATTTATAGAAGTATTAGTTCCAGACGAAGAGCTTGTTGTAACCAACAATAAAAAAATAAAATCCATGTTCTTTACGACAGAAGATGGTAAAAACGTACAGCAAACCCTTACTCATCAGAACAAAACCCACAAAATATGGGTACATACTGCCAATATGCAGGAAGAAGAATTAAGGGTTGATATTATGACTTTGGTACATTCGGACTGTATGGAAGAGAAAAATGGTATTATAACAGTACTGCAAAGTATTAAGGATTATAAAGAAAAAGTAGGCAGTGATGGACTATTAGAACTCCCTTTTACAGCCGAAGAAAAACACCTAACTGATGCAGAAGCAAATCCTGTACGTTTTAGTATACAAGTAAGCCGAAAACTAAAAGATCCAAACGATGACAAAAAAGAAATTTATATTTTTGAAGATGACCAATTAGCTGTAATGTCTTACCCAAAAGCAAGTTTAGTACGAAGCCCAGACATGAAAACCATAGGCATTAAAGCAGTCAAACAAGACGAAACTTCTTTTACCAAAGACGAAAAAATAGCCTTACGAAAGCAACTCATCTGTTTTAAAAATACAGCCTTGATTGTTGGAAAAGGTATTTTGACTGAGGAAGCTATCGATAATTGTACTGTTCCAGTAGTCGTAGATTTAGAAATGGCAGAGGTTCAAACAAATAAAATTTGCACGTGTAAAGAAAATAATTTTTATTGGAGTTCAAAAATTACTTGCGATGAAAGAAAAAAAGTACTCGAAGTTTGTACTAACATTTGGGGAGAAGAAAAGAAAATAGAAAAGGCTAGCATGCTTATGTCAATAATGCATTTAGAAACAGGAAAAACATTTAGTCCTTCTCAAAAAGGAGTAAGTTCTTCTGGAACCAAATACATAGGTTTGGTTCAATTTAGTGCTACTACAGCTCAATCATTAGGTACAACATATGATGCGCTGGGAGAAATGACCTTTATAAAACAAATGGAATACGTTGAAAAATATCTTAAACAAAATAAAGATAAAATGACTACACTTACAGATTTTTATTTGCAAGTACTCCTACCTAGTCATGTTGGTCATGGTTCTGAACCAAACTATATCGTATTTGATGAAAGTATTGCTGTTCCAGATAATGGTATCGAGAATAGTTTAGAAAAACGAAAAGCAAACATAACAAAGCCCCCTTGGGTTACAAAATATGGATATGCTTCGAATGCTCCTTTTATGAAAGAAACTGGGGAATATGAAAATTCAAGACAAGCTTGGCATTACAGTTCGCAAAGTTATAAACCTAGAAGAGGATTTGAAAATGGAAAAACCTATATGTGGGAAGTAACCAAAGTAGTCACAGAAGACCATTATATCCCCGGAAAAAATGAAATATTTACTGGTATCTGTAAAAATGGAGGAAAACTACCTGAATTGTTAGGTAGAGCACCTTGGATGGAGGTTGCTGTTACAGAAGCCAAACAATACGGAGGTAAGAAACAAGCTGCTATTCAATCCAGAGTAACTTTATACCATAAAGAAGGAGCCAATTATAATGTAGGTACTGATGCTTGGTGTTCATCTTTTGCATGTTGGTGTTTGGAAAATTCGAGTCCTAAATATGATTCTCCACACTCAGCAGGCTCTAGGTCGTTTATTAATCATAAAACAGTTATGCCGTCAGAAGCTTTTTTTGGTGTAATTGCAACATTTTCTGATTGTAGCAAAGATGGGATTGTTGAAAGTACTGGACATGTAACTTTTGTTTATGGAAAATTATCAAATGGCAGATATGCTGTTTTAGGAGGGAATCAAGGGGGAATGATAAAAATTTCTTCTTATGATTGTAGTGGAAATGTTTTTTATAGTCACTATAGTTCTAAAAGAAAAAGAGATGTCTATAAAAAATTTATGGGTTTTTTTAAACCTAAAAATTTTGAAATAAAAGAAATAGATAAATTAATAGAATCTGACAATTATTTAACTCCAGATGAAGCTAATGAAAAAATAGGTTTAGGAAATGTCAAAACTGTTTCAGGAGAAAAAGACGATTAA
- a CDS encoding sce7726 family protein, whose protein sequence is MKTIQKLRVLSQIFSPPMFQKIVREDDYVLFQKQIDKYFNTTSYETNLDIIKSLYKSLQKQYRCEYIYKNNLIIDIIKTHSLKSTLTLNELKIGASKADLVMLNGAVRVYEIKTELDGLEKLAKQINDYQKFANEVHIVTDEKYAKKLQVEYENTSIGIIALNAKNKLETIKEADANKSFFDFETIFKILRKQEYLDLVAVNFGSVPDVPNTKIFRACYELLATIDIVDFQKQVLNKLKERKLLNPDLLKSSKTPRELKHICNSLDFNEQEYQRLYNFLATKSVCINRI, encoded by the coding sequence ATGAAAACTATACAAAAGTTGAGAGTATTATCACAAATTTTCTCCCCGCCTATGTTCCAAAAGATAGTACGGGAAGACGATTATGTGCTTTTTCAAAAACAAATAGATAAATACTTCAACACTACCTCATACGAAACCAACTTAGACATAATCAAGTCTTTATATAAGTCCTTACAAAAGCAATATAGATGTGAATACATCTATAAGAATAATTTGATTATTGATATTATAAAAACTCATAGCTTAAAATCAACATTAACACTTAATGAACTAAAAATTGGTGCTTCAAAAGCTGACTTGGTTATGTTGAACGGTGCTGTAAGAGTCTATGAGATTAAAACGGAACTTGACGGATTAGAAAAATTGGCAAAACAAATAAATGACTACCAAAAATTTGCCAATGAGGTACATATTGTTACAGATGAAAAATATGCTAAAAAGCTCCAAGTTGAATACGAAAATACAAGCATTGGTATTATCGCATTAAATGCCAAAAATAAATTGGAAACAATAAAAGAGGCAGATGCAAATAAATCTTTCTTCGACTTTGAAACTATTTTTAAAATATTGAGAAAGCAAGAGTATCTTGATTTAGTTGCTGTTAATTTTGGTTCTGTCCCTGATGTTCCTAATACAAAGATTTTTAGAGCTTGTTACGAACTACTTGCCACAATTGATATAGTTGATTTTCAAAAGCAGGTATTAAATAAACTAAAAGAGAGAAAACTATTGAACCCCGACTTGCTGAAATCATCTAAAACCCCAAGAGAACTAAAGCACATTTGTAATTCTTTGGATTTTAATGAGCAGGAATATCAAAGATTGTATAATTTTTTAGCAACCAAAAGCGTATGTATCAACCGTATATAA
- the tet(X) gene encoding tetracycline-inactivating monooxygenase Tet(X) — protein MTLLKHKKITIIGAGPVGLTMARLLQQNGVDITVYERDKDQDARIFGGTLDLHRDSGQEAMKRAGLLQTYYDLALPMGVNIVDEKGNILTTKNVRPENRFDNPEINRNDLRTILLNSLQNDTVIWDRKLVTLEPDKEKWILTFEDKSSETADLVIIANGGMSKVRKFVTDTEVEETGTFNIQADIHQPAVNCPGFFQLCNGNRLMAAHRGNLLFANPNNNGALHFGISFKTPDEWKNKMQVDFQDRNNVIDFLLKKFSDWDERYKELIRLTSSFVGLATRIFPLNKSWKSKRPLPITMIGDAAHLMPPFAGQGVNSGLMDAFILSDNLADRKFNSIEEAIENYEQQMFAYGREAQEESIINETEMFSSDFSFQKLMNL, from the coding sequence ATGACTTTACTAAAACATAAAAAAATTACAATAATTGGTGCCGGGCCTGTTGGATTAACAATGGCGAGATTGTTACAGCAAAACGGCGTGGACATTACAGTTTACGAGAGAGACAAAGACCAAGATGCAAGGATTTTTGGTGGGACACTTGATCTGCACAGGGATTCGGGACAGGAAGCAATGAAAAGAGCGGGATTGTTACAAACTTATTATGACTTAGCTTTACCAATGGGTGTAAATATTGTTGATGAAAAGGGCAATATTTTAACCACAAAAAATGTAAGACCCGAAAATCGTTTTGACAATCCTGAAATAAACAGAAATGACTTAAGGACTATCCTATTAAATAGTTTACAAAATGATACCGTCATTTGGGATAGAAAACTTGTTACCCTTGAACCTGATAAGGAGAAGTGGATACTAACTTTTGAGGATAAATCGAGTGAAACAGCAGATCTGGTTATTATTGCCAATGGTGGAATGTCTAAAGTAAGAAAATTTGTTACCGACACGGAAGTTGAAGAAACAGGTACTTTCAATATACAGGCCGATATTCATCAACCAGCAGTAAATTGCCCCGGATTTTTTCAGTTATGCAACGGAAACCGGTTAATGGCGGCACACAGAGGCAATTTACTGTTTGCCAATCCGAATAATAATGGTGCTTTGCATTTTGGAATAAGTTTTAAAACACCTGATGAATGGAAAAACAAAATGCAAGTAGATTTTCAAGACAGAAATAATGTCATTGATTTTCTCCTGAAAAAATTTTCCGATTGGGACGAACGCTACAAAGAACTGATTCGTTTGACATCATCTTTTGTAGGATTAGCGACACGAATATTTCCCTTAAATAAGTCTTGGAAAAGCAAGCGTCCATTACCCATAACGATGATTGGAGATGCCGCTCATTTGATGCCTCCTTTTGCAGGACAAGGCGTAAACAGTGGGTTGATGGACGCCTTTATATTGTCTGATAATCTGGCCGATAGGAAATTTAACAGCATTGAAGAGGCTATTGAAAATTATGAACAGCAAATGTTTGCTTATGGAAGAGAAGCACAGGAAGAATCAATAATAAACGAAACGGAAATGTTCAGCTCCGACTTTTCGTTCCAAAAACTAATGAATCTATAA
- a CDS encoding sce7725 family protein, whose protein sequence is MYQPYIRGKQFELIGIRELTKPVLLPNKEKVSPIIEPVKDSSTLKTTIKELASNDINFTVVVNPQVGTFKDTNAIFNAISSSVGDYTNYQIGVIFHNRIDHSKAIGILQQYAKVIPALSIIHNAVFDNISDVLKSYQEHFAIRYNVINLSSTSRRYFRNFERNTLIELDDYFNAQTKNADYLQVDESNFSEEHIYYKEEGFEGFSDYLSIGEEYSETGFLPYAVAIHLSYAEAQTNRIKVKHFVSDSNDDTSDIAGKFAEALDKLIAWCDQTGYDSIAISEFRRFHENGHFPGLGTLKKLSLMNHIDLVLKLI, encoded by the coding sequence ATGTATCAACCGTATATAAGAGGAAAGCAGTTTGAGTTGATAGGAATAAGAGAATTAACTAAACCTGTTCTTTTGCCAAATAAAGAAAAAGTATCTCCTATTATTGAACCTGTCAAGGATTCTTCTACTTTAAAGACTACGATAAAAGAATTAGCAAGTAATGATATCAACTTTACAGTTGTTGTTAATCCACAAGTAGGAACATTCAAAGATACCAATGCAATCTTTAATGCTATTAGCAGTTCAGTTGGAGATTATACAAATTATCAGATAGGTGTTATTTTCCATAATAGGATAGACCATTCAAAAGCTATTGGCATTTTACAACAATATGCAAAAGTTATTCCTGCTCTAAGTATTATTCATAATGCCGTGTTTGATAACATTTCAGATGTTCTTAAATCATATCAAGAACATTTTGCCATTCGATATAATGTAATCAATCTATCATCGACAAGTAGAAGATATTTTAGAAATTTTGAAAGAAATACCTTAATTGAACTTGATGATTATTTCAATGCTCAAACAAAGAATGCGGATTATTTGCAAGTAGATGAAAGCAATTTTTCAGAAGAACATATCTATTACAAAGAAGAAGGGTTTGAAGGTTTTTCGGACTATCTTTCTATTGGAGAGGAATATTCGGAAACAGGGTTTCTTCCCTATGCTGTTGCGATACATTTATCTTATGCGGAAGCACAGACAAATAGAATAAAAGTTAAACATTTTGTTTCTGACTCAAATGATGACACATCAGATATTGCAGGAAAGTTTGCTGAGGCGTTAGATAAACTTATTGCTTGGTGTGACCAAACAGGCTATGACTCTATTGCTATATCTGAATTTAGACGATTTCACGAAAACGGACACTTTCCAGGATTAGGGACATTGAAGAAACTTTCCTTAATGAACCATATAGATTTAGTATTGAAATTGATTTAG